In Pirellulales bacterium, a single genomic region encodes these proteins:
- the glmM gene encoding phosphoglucosamine mutase has translation MSELIISVSGLRGVVGESLTPVGALQFACAFAREIPAGPIVMTRDGRATGRMLADAIRSGLQAVGREVIDADVAATPTTGVLVRHYRAAGGIQISASHNPPQYNGIKLFSAAGNVISAAEGQRVIDAYQKAEPLWATHDHLGSVQTCARPDDPHLRLLEMIVDVGLIQGRRFHVLLDSNHGAGSDLGSMLLESLGCKVTVLGGEPDGLFEHPPEPTEENLATVTDRVPAIKADIGFCQDPDADRLAIIDEQGRYLGEEYTLALCVDHVLRSRRGAIVTNCSTSRMTEDLAKRYEAPFYRSAVGEANVVEVMRRHDAILGGEGNGGVIDPRVGYVRDSFVGMALVLEAMAQREMAISVLADELPRYEIVKTKAPLDAKKVASGLKKLEKHFKTATSDHMDGLRLDWDDQWLLVRASNTEPIVRIIAEAPTKEAGEELCSDAAAVLAKA, from the coding sequence AATCCCCGCCGGTCCCATTGTGATGACGCGAGACGGGCGGGCGACGGGCCGAATGCTGGCCGACGCGATTCGCAGTGGCCTGCAAGCGGTGGGGCGCGAAGTGATTGATGCGGACGTGGCCGCCACGCCGACGACCGGTGTTTTGGTTCGACATTACCGAGCAGCGGGCGGCATCCAAATTTCGGCCAGCCATAATCCTCCGCAATACAACGGCATCAAGTTGTTCTCGGCCGCGGGAAACGTCATTTCGGCGGCAGAGGGTCAGCGCGTGATCGACGCCTATCAAAAGGCGGAACCGTTGTGGGCCACGCACGATCACCTGGGAAGCGTGCAAACCTGCGCGCGGCCCGACGATCCGCATCTGCGTCTGCTGGAGATGATCGTCGATGTCGGCCTGATTCAGGGACGCCGCTTTCACGTACTGCTCGATTCCAATCACGGCGCCGGAAGCGACTTGGGAAGCATGCTGCTCGAATCGCTCGGCTGCAAAGTGACGGTGCTGGGTGGCGAGCCAGACGGCCTGTTCGAGCATCCACCGGAGCCAACGGAGGAGAATCTGGCGACCGTGACCGACCGTGTGCCGGCGATCAAGGCGGACATTGGCTTCTGCCAGGACCCGGACGCCGATCGACTGGCGATCATCGACGAACAGGGGCGCTATCTCGGCGAGGAGTACACACTGGCCTTGTGTGTGGACCATGTGCTGCGAAGCCGTCGCGGGGCGATTGTGACCAATTGCTCCACAAGCCGCATGACCGAGGACCTTGCCAAGCGCTATGAGGCGCCGTTTTATCGCTCGGCGGTGGGGGAAGCGAACGTGGTGGAGGTGATGCGGCGTCATGACGCGATCCTGGGAGGTGAAGGAAACGGCGGCGTGATCGACCCGCGCGTGGGCTACGTGCGCGATAGTTTTGTGGGCATGGCATTGGTTTTGGAGGCCATGGCGCAGCGCGAGATGGCGATCAGCGTCCTGGCGGACGAGCTACCGAGATACGAGATCGTGAAGACCAAGGCGCCGCTCGACGCGAAAAAGGTGGCGTCGGGGCTGAAAAAGCTGGAGAAGCACTTCAAAACCGCCACGAGCGACCATATGGACGGCCTGAGGTTGGATTGGGACGACCAATGGCTGCTGGTGCGCGCGAGCAACACCGAGCCGATTGTGCGGATCATCGCGGAGGCCCCAACCAAGGAGGCCGGCGAGGAGCTGTGCAGCGACGCAGCGGCAGTGCTGGCCAAGGCCTAG